The following are from one region of the Gloeomargarita lithophora Alchichica-D10 genome:
- a CDS encoding glycosyltransferase family 4 protein has product MNILHLNTYDTSGGAARASYRLHQGLLKSGVNSQQLVLRKSSQDPTIHVYSESRLVKRLRVIADQWPLNFYPHHSRAFSTHWVPNLVPQKIKNFNFDILHIHWINGLLIPEFLPKITSQPMVWTFQDMWAITGGCHYTQGCDLFMNQCGYCPQLDSSRQNDLSHQVWQRKKKAWCNFQPVIITPSSWLANQVKSSPLLGHCDVKIIPNGLDTDRYRVIPKPMARQILQLPQEKKVILAGGVSLLKEPHKGWDLLCETAQMLPPDDGRLWVIFGQQQAPGFEGLPVRCLGSLTDDVALALAYSAADVLVVPSRQETFGQVATEAMACGTPVVAFAGTGVQDIVDHYTNGYLAQAFDPADLAAGIGWVLRQGLELGKNARQKVERAFDLTVVVQRHLELYQSLINA; this is encoded by the coding sequence ATGAATATCCTACACTTAAATACCTATGATACCTCTGGGGGTGCGGCACGGGCGAGTTATCGCCTGCACCAGGGATTGCTCAAATCGGGGGTTAATTCTCAACAGTTGGTATTACGAAAAAGTAGTCAAGACCCCACGATTCATGTTTATTCAGAATCTCGGCTTGTAAAACGTTTACGAGTGATAGCTGACCAATGGCCGTTAAATTTTTATCCCCATCACTCGCGGGCGTTTTCTACCCATTGGGTGCCGAATTTGGTTCCTCAAAAAATCAAAAACTTTAATTTTGATATTTTACACATTCACTGGATCAACGGGCTATTAATCCCTGAATTTCTGCCTAAAATCACCTCTCAGCCAATGGTATGGACATTCCAGGATATGTGGGCAATCACCGGGGGATGTCACTACACTCAAGGTTGTGATTTATTTATGAATCAATGTGGCTATTGTCCTCAATTAGATAGTTCCCGACAAAATGACTTATCCCACCAGGTTTGGCAACGGAAAAAAAAGGCTTGGTGCAATTTTCAACCGGTGATTATTACCCCCAGTTCTTGGTTGGCAAATCAGGTTAAATCCAGTCCTTTACTGGGACATTGTGACGTTAAAATTATTCCCAATGGCTTGGATACTGACCGTTACCGAGTCATTCCTAAACCGATGGCGCGCCAAATTTTGCAGTTGCCGCAGGAGAAGAAAGTTATTTTAGCGGGGGGGGTAAGTTTACTCAAAGAACCCCATAAGGGATGGGATTTGCTTTGTGAAACGGCACAGATGTTGCCTCCCGACGATGGGAGACTCTGGGTGATTTTTGGTCAACAACAGGCACCCGGATTCGAGGGATTACCCGTGCGTTGTCTGGGTTCACTTACCGATGATGTGGCACTTGCTTTGGCCTACAGTGCCGCCGATGTCCTGGTCGTGCCCTCCCGCCAAGAAACGTTTGGTCAAGTTGCTACTGAAGCGATGGCCTGTGGTACGCCGGTGGTGGCTTTTGCAGGGACTGGGGTGCAGGACATTGTTGATCATTATACCAATGGTTATCTCGCCCAAGCGTTTGACCCGGCGGATTTAGCGGCGGGCATCGGGTGGGTTTTGCGCCAGGGTTTAGAATTGGGCAAAAACGCTCGTCAAAAAGTGGAACGGGCGTTTGACCTTACCGTTGTCGTCCAACGTCATCTGGAGTTGTACCAGTCTTTGATTAACGCCTGA
- the ccsB gene encoding c-type cytochrome biogenesis protein CcsB: MNLVILENALDNTAFALLLVTTLGYWVNLAFAGNFANWGTLGMGLANGTMAALLIARWVEGGYFPLSNLYESLCFLAWGITAVHLLAERLSASAWVGGVTAPVALGVTAFAALSLPPEMQQSAPLVPALKSNWLMMHVSVMMLSYAALLVGSLLAMAFLVVIRGQAVILRGSSVGTGAYRGQAVTLAVPAPVQGNTAVLTRPAVTLTPERLTLAETLDNLSYRVIGLGFPLLTVGIISGGVWANEAWGSYWSWDPKETWALITWLVFAAYLHARITRDWQGRRPAILATVGFGVVWVCYLGVNILGKGLHSYGWFL; this comes from the coding sequence ATGAATTTGGTAATTTTAGAAAATGCCTTGGATAATACGGCCTTTGCCCTGCTGTTGGTGACCACCTTGGGGTACTGGGTGAATCTGGCGTTTGCCGGTAATTTTGCCAACTGGGGCACCCTGGGGATGGGGTTAGCCAATGGCACGATGGCCGCCCTGCTGATTGCCCGCTGGGTGGAGGGGGGTTATTTCCCGTTAAGTAATTTGTATGAATCTTTATGCTTTTTGGCCTGGGGCATTACGGCGGTGCATCTACTGGCGGAACGATTGAGTGCCAGCGCCTGGGTGGGTGGGGTGACTGCTCCCGTTGCCCTGGGGGTGACGGCGTTTGCGGCTCTTTCCTTACCCCCGGAGATGCAACAGTCGGCTCCCCTGGTGCCCGCCCTCAAGTCCAATTGGTTGATGATGCACGTTTCGGTGATGATGCTCAGCTATGCCGCCCTGTTGGTGGGTTCCCTGCTGGCAATGGCCTTTTTGGTGGTGATCCGGGGGCAGGCGGTCATCCTGCGGGGCAGTTCCGTGGGGACGGGAGCCTACCGGGGACAGGCGGTAACCCTGGCGGTGCCAGCCCCAGTTCAGGGCAATACGGCGGTACTCACCCGGCCTGCGGTGACCCTTACTCCAGAGCGGTTGACTTTGGCGGAGACGTTGGACAATCTCAGTTACCGAGTGATTGGGCTGGGGTTCCCTTTGCTGACCGTGGGGATTATTTCCGGGGGTGTGTGGGCAAATGAGGCTTGGGGTTCCTACTGGAGTTGGGACCCGAAGGAAACCTGGGCATTGATTACCTGGTTGGTATTTGCGGCCTATCTCCACGCCCGCATCACCCGGGATTGGCAGGGGCGACGACCGGCCATCCTCGCCACCGTGGGGTTTGGGGTGGTTTGGGTCTGTTATTTGGGGGTGAATATCCTGGGCAAAGGCTTACACAGCTACGGTTGGTTTTTGTAA
- a CDS encoding phycobiliprotein lyase yields the protein MEFHHLSQLLAHHWGTWICQRTRFYLDGTPANHGKAQLEITGLSPDHAPPPLGILLTWHENNRPVGSTTLTFDLDSPQFSQNHRADTSQGGHYTWSKTGVLELTLPLLSGQKVVERLWFASANLRLRTVRVRGANGLESVAFYSDIRRVTPS from the coding sequence ATGGAATTTCATCACCTCAGCCAACTGCTGGCACATCACTGGGGCACCTGGATTTGCCAGCGCACCCGTTTTTACTTGGATGGCACCCCCGCCAACCACGGTAAAGCCCAATTAGAAATTACCGGTTTATCCCCGGATCATGCGCCCCCACCCCTGGGTATCCTGCTCACTTGGCATGAAAATAATCGCCCCGTTGGTTCCACGACCCTGACTTTTGACCTGGATTCGCCGCAATTCTCTCAGAATCATCGGGCAGACACATCCCAAGGGGGACACTACACCTGGAGCAAAACTGGGGTACTGGAATTGACCTTACCCCTACTCTCAGGGCAGAAGGTGGTAGAACGGCTCTGGTTTGCCAGTGCCAATCTGCGCCTGCGAACGGTGCGGGTGCGGGGAGCCAATGGATTAGAATCGGTGGCTTTTTACTCCGACATTCGCCGGGTCACACCCTCTTGA
- a CDS encoding DUF29 domain-containing protein gives MSKPYQYLGDFNAWIHQTAELLRARRWHEIDVLNLIAEVEDLGKSERRGIASQLTRLLLHLLKWQYQPQRRSDSWLDSITDARTQIELAIEDSPSLRNYPTEQLAESYQRARRQAAQQMAREILAFPEVCPYSLERVLAENWLPESEMG, from the coding sequence ATGAGCAAGCCATATCAATATCTAGGGGATTTTAATGCGTGGATTCACCAAACAGCCGAACTGTTGCGAGCGCGCCGTTGGCATGAAATTGATGTCCTCAATTTGATTGCAGAGGTTGAAGACTTGGGCAAAAGTGAACGACGGGGTATTGCCAGTCAACTCACCCGTCTTTTGTTGCATCTGCTGAAGTGGCAGTATCAACCTCAACGCCGCTCAGATAGTTGGCTTGACTCGATTACGGATGCCCGCACCCAGATTGAATTAGCCATTGAAGATAGCCCTAGTTTAAGAAATTATCCCACTGAGCAACTGGCAGAGAGTTATCAACGCGCCCGGCGGCAAGCGGCTCAGCAAATGGCTAGGGAAATTTTAGCGTTTCCCGAAGTGTGCCCCTACTCTTTAGAACGGGTCTTGGCAGAAAACTGGCTACCAGAGAGCGAAATGGGGTAA
- a CDS encoding DNA double-strand break repair nuclease NurA yields the protein MLDFSKLAGQLPGLSRYLNQETVANRQRLQVAQALLGQAIDQQSDWLERVQSAGLGFSPAVPLEPLTTKVTIPPAPPVHTVLATDGSQIAPSHHEAVYCYLINIGYVLLHYGSGRLPRLDSIPEVFYQPQDLYQCRQWGIRTEEWLGHRRTQLEAIILAELATDWRTTGVQEPAVALVDGSLTYWFLEGLPAAARSLILTPIFEAWQVCQRLGVPLMSYLSAGRSLEVMNFLRLGLCPHLVPDCQSHCDGHTEGAPCDKLKPLRDTTLMQTWLAPGQRGPLWRSTNRILEHYGEQQVVFCYVNVGIEIARIEFPDWVAQAPELLNQGLSLLLAQVGKGYGYPVALAEAHNQAVVRTGDRARFFAMIEEQLQRSGLGQLLPSAKESRKRESLA from the coding sequence ATGCTGGATTTTAGTAAATTAGCGGGACAATTACCTGGTCTGAGTCGCTATCTGAACCAGGAAACCGTCGCCAATCGGCAGCGACTCCAGGTGGCGCAAGCCTTGCTGGGGCAGGCCATTGACCAGCAGTCAGATTGGCTCGAACGGGTGCAGTCTGCCGGGTTGGGTTTTTCCCCCGCCGTCCCCCTGGAACCCCTCACCACCAAAGTCACCATTCCCCCAGCCCCGCCAGTCCATACGGTGTTGGCGACGGATGGTTCCCAAATTGCCCCCAGTCACCACGAGGCGGTGTACTGCTATTTGATTAACATTGGTTATGTGCTTTTACATTACGGCTCCGGGCGTTTGCCCCGTTTAGATAGTATCCCTGAGGTGTTTTATCAACCCCAGGATTTGTATCAATGTCGGCAATGGGGGATTCGCACCGAAGAATGGCTGGGGCATCGGCGCACCCAGTTGGAGGCCATTATCTTAGCGGAATTGGCAACGGATTGGCGCACAACGGGCGTGCAAGAACCGGCGGTGGCCTTGGTGGACGGTTCATTAACCTATTGGTTTTTGGAGGGGTTGCCCGCTGCGGCTCGGTCATTGATTTTAACCCCGATTTTTGAGGCGTGGCAGGTCTGTCAACGCTTGGGCGTGCCGCTAATGAGCTACCTGAGTGCGGGGCGTTCCCTGGAGGTGATGAATTTTTTGCGCCTGGGCTTGTGCCCCCACCTGGTACCCGACTGCCAGAGCCATTGTGACGGCCACACGGAAGGTGCCCCCTGCGATAAGCTGAAACCCCTACGGGATACGACCTTGATGCAAACCTGGCTGGCACCGGGGCAACGGGGCCCCCTGTGGCGGAGTACCAATCGGATTTTGGAGCATTATGGGGAACAGCAAGTAGTATTTTGTTATGTTAATGTTGGTATAGAAATTGCCCGCATCGAATTTCCTGACTGGGTTGCCCAGGCTCCAGAATTATTAAATCAGGGATTGAGTTTACTCCTGGCGCAGGTGGGTAAAGGGTATGGGTATCCGGTAGCTTTAGCAGAAGCCCACAATCAGGCGGTGGTACGGACGGGGGATCGGGCAAGGTTTTTTGCCATGATCGAGGAACAGTTACAACGCAGTGGCTTGGGTCAACTGCTCCCCTCGGCGAAAGAAAGTCGCAAGCGGGAGAGTTTGGCGTAG
- the recG gene encoding ATP-dependent DNA helicase RecG, translated as MTWDAVRVVKALAWEREEGYPNLQGQQCLFYEFLKEQMRLVPLDWLPKPAINQWQVLLAELHHYPQLTCDQREALIERIAALVPHVRTPGAPSPRVQETPPSPPTEISSIQELEILKPYYKTYLKNLGLKTLGEVLRYYPRSYVDYSQRLLIKDLEPGKTVTVIVTIRSFRCFTSPKNPQLTIAEWWVADRSGRMKINRYFMGKRYANKGWQEQQKKIYKTGTMVAISGLVKETKFSKTLNEPAIQIIDEESESAGKIIPVYTLRNDLKASSVRQAIHGVLPLVKSWPDPLPETLKKQHHLIDLGTAYQGIHAPRYGEELKRARTRLVFDELFYLQLSFLQRRQQNRRHASPILITEGQLLQKFRAQLPFALTGAQQRVVQEILQDLQQPQPMQRLVQGDVGSGKTVVAVMAMLAAIEAGYQSALMAPTEVLAEQHYQKLLHWLTPLHIPVELLTGSTKASQRRQILGQLSTGEVSLVVGTHALIQEDVNFQHLGLVVIDEQHRFGVGQRSLLQQKGMEPHVLTMTATPIPRTLALTIHGDLDVSQIDELPPGRQAIQTTIFPGSQRHFAYDLIRREIVQGRQVYIILPLIEESEKLEAKAAVAEYQKLQEMTFKGCRLGLLHGRQTATEKDAALRAFRDGETQILVSTTVVEVGVDVPNATVMMIENAERFGLAQLHQLRGRVGRGGHQSYCLLVTQGKGEDTQQRLNVLTQSQDGFLIAEMDLRLRGPGEILGTRQAGLPDLVLTSLIEDQEILEIARQGAEQLIQPDPELTNYPQLKTELSQRLARLTGQVVSLS; from the coding sequence ATGACATGGGATGCAGTACGGGTAGTCAAGGCGTTGGCGTGGGAGCGGGAGGAAGGCTATCCCAACCTCCAGGGTCAGCAGTGCCTGTTTTACGAATTTCTCAAGGAGCAGATGCGCCTGGTGCCTCTGGATTGGTTGCCGAAGCCAGCGATCAATCAGTGGCAGGTGTTGTTGGCGGAGCTACACCATTATCCCCAATTGACCTGCGACCAACGGGAAGCCCTCATCGAACGCATTGCCGCCCTGGTGCCCCATGTCCGTACCCCTGGTGCCCCTTCCCCCCGGGTGCAGGAAACCCCGCCGTCGCCGCCTACGGAAATTAGCTCGATTCAGGAATTAGAAATTCTCAAGCCCTATTACAAAACATATTTGAAAAATTTGGGATTAAAAACCCTAGGGGAGGTATTGCGTTACTATCCCCGCAGTTATGTGGATTATTCCCAGCGGTTGCTGATCAAAGATTTGGAACCAGGAAAAACGGTTACGGTTATTGTCACCATCCGGAGTTTTCGCTGTTTCACCAGCCCCAAAAATCCCCAATTAACCATTGCCGAATGGTGGGTCGCAGATCGTTCGGGACGGATGAAAATTAACCGCTATTTTATGGGCAAACGCTATGCTAATAAAGGGTGGCAGGAACAACAAAAAAAGATTTATAAAACTGGAACTATGGTAGCTATTTCTGGGTTGGTAAAAGAAACTAAATTTAGTAAAACATTGAATGAACCGGCGATTCAAATCATTGACGAAGAGTCGGAATCTGCTGGTAAAATCATTCCGGTTTATACCCTCAGAAATGACCTCAAAGCCAGTTCGGTACGCCAAGCCATTCATGGGGTACTCCCCCTGGTGAAATCCTGGCCTGACCCGTTACCAGAAACGTTGAAAAAACAGCACCATTTGATTGATTTAGGCACTGCATATCAGGGGATTCATGCGCCCCGTTATGGGGAAGAATTAAAACGTGCCCGCACCCGTTTAGTATTTGATGAATTGTTTTATTTACAACTGAGTTTTTTGCAACGCCGTCAGCAAAATCGCCGCCATGCGAGTCCCATACTGATCACCGAGGGACAGTTATTGCAGAAATTCCGGGCGCAATTACCGTTTGCCCTCACGGGTGCCCAACAGCGGGTGGTACAGGAAATTCTCCAGGATTTGCAACAGCCCCAACCCATGCAACGGCTGGTTCAGGGGGATGTGGGTTCTGGGAAAACCGTGGTGGCGGTGATGGCGATGTTGGCGGCGATTGAAGCGGGCTATCAGTCCGCCCTGATGGCTCCCACGGAAGTTTTGGCGGAACAACATTATCAAAAATTGCTCCACTGGCTCACGCCTTTGCATATTCCGGTAGAATTACTCACCGGTTCGACTAAAGCCAGCCAACGGCGGCAAATTTTAGGGCAATTATCCACCGGTGAAGTCTCTCTCGTGGTAGGAACCCATGCCCTGATCCAAGAAGATGTAAATTTTCAACATTTGGGGCTGGTGGTCATTGATGAACAGCATCGGTTTGGGGTGGGACAACGGTCACTTTTACAGCAAAAGGGCATGGAACCCCATGTATTAACCATGACGGCCACTCCGATTCCCCGCACCTTGGCTTTAACCATTCATGGGGATTTAGATGTGAGTCAAATTGATGAATTACCCCCCGGACGACAGGCAATTCAAACCACTATTTTTCCAGGAAGTCAACGGCATTTTGCCTACGATTTAATCCGCCGAGAAATTGTCCAAGGTCGCCAAGTTTATATTATTTTGCCATTGATTGAAGAATCGGAAAAATTAGAAGCGAAAGCCGCCGTTGCTGAATATCAAAAGTTACAGGAAATGACCTTCAAAGGCTGTCGGTTAGGGTTATTACACGGGCGGCAAACAGCGACAGAAAAAGATGCGGCACTCAGGGCATTTCGGGATGGGGAAACTCAAATTTTGGTTTCCACAACGGTGGTGGAAGTGGGGGTGGATGTACCCAATGCAACGGTGATGATGATTGAAAATGCGGAACGGTTTGGCCTAGCGCAACTTCATCAATTGCGGGGGCGGGTGGGGCGGGGGGGGCATCAATCCTATTGTCTATTGGTCACCCAGGGAAAAGGGGAAGATACGCAACAACGATTGAATGTTTTGACCCAATCCCAGGACGGATTTTTGATCGCTGAAATGGATTTGCGCCTGCGCGGACCAGGGGAAATTTTGGGCACCCGGCAGGCGGGATTACCGGATTTGGTGCTGACCAGTTTAATCGAAGACCAGGAAATTTTGGAAATCGCTCGCCAAGGGGCGGAGCAACTCATTCAACCAGACCCGGAATTGACGAATTATCCCCAACTGAAAACCGAGTTAAGCCAACGCTTAGCCCGACTCACGGGACAGGTGGTGTCTTTGAGTTAA
- a CDS encoding FAD-dependent monooxygenase encodes MADRGRTQGDWDYDVLIVGGSLVGLTLAAWLGQGGVRVLVVEGQRGVAGSASRIYALMPLTQMVWETLGVWPLIAPQVQTYDQIDLSDQGRSGVSFTPADLGGKRRLGHVAEHGRIWPVLRDFISKIPSVTYWEATELVDFTLGLTEVAVNIQRNSEMIHLAVGLIVGADGAKSQVRQQAGIGTWGWRYGQSCLTTVLRADQPPTAYERFWPTGPLAVLPLPDQRWGIVWTLSHAQATHWVDAPAGDFLAELTPYLPFQEVTLAGERRCFPVGWRQARRYVRPRLALVGDAAHGCHPVGGQGLNLGIRDAATLGEILASAHRWGNDLGQLDILQSYEKCRWPQNLLSLLFTDSLNRVFSQGWVPLVGLRAVVLAALNRVGGLRRLSLHFMAGLWGKLPDNL; translated from the coding sequence ATGGCAGATCGGGGTCGTACCCAGGGTGACTGGGATTACGATGTACTGATTGTAGGCGGTTCACTGGTCGGGTTGACCTTGGCCGCTTGGTTGGGGCAGGGCGGCGTGCGGGTCTTGGTGGTCGAGGGGCAACGGGGGGTGGCGGGCAGTGCCTCTCGCATCTATGCGCTCATGCCTTTGACCCAGATGGTGTGGGAAACCCTGGGGGTTTGGCCGCTGATTGCGCCTCAGGTGCAGACCTATGACCAGATTGATTTATCCGACCAGGGACGGTCTGGGGTGTCCTTTACCCCGGCGGATTTGGGGGGCAAGCGGCGATTGGGTCATGTGGCGGAACATGGGCGCATTTGGCCGGTTTTGCGGGATTTTATCAGCAAAATTCCCAGCGTCACCTACTGGGAAGCAACGGAATTGGTTGACTTTACCCTAGGGCTAACCGAAGTTGCAGTGAACATACAACGTAATAGTGAAATGATTCATTTAGCGGTGGGACTAATCGTTGGGGCGGACGGGGCAAAGTCCCAGGTGCGGCAGCAAGCGGGCATTGGCACCTGGGGGTGGCGCTATGGGCAGTCTTGTCTAACGACGGTGCTTCGAGCCGACCAGCCCCCCACTGCCTACGAACGCTTTTGGCCGACAGGGCCTTTGGCGGTTTTACCTTTGCCTGACCAGCGTTGGGGCATTGTGTGGACGCTGTCCCACGCCCAGGCGACTCATTGGGTGGACGCACCGGCAGGGGATTTTTTGGCAGAATTGACTCCCTATTTGCCGTTCCAGGAGGTGACTTTGGCCGGGGAACGGCGGTGTTTTCCGGTGGGGTGGCGGCAGGCACGCCGGTATGTGCGCCCCCGGCTGGCGTTGGTGGGGGATGCGGCCCATGGGTGTCATCCGGTGGGGGGACAGGGTTTGAATTTGGGCATTCGGGATGCGGCGACCCTGGGGGAAATTTTAGCCTCAGCCCACCGATGGGGGAATGATTTAGGTCAGTTAGATATACTGCAATCCTATGAAAAATGTCGGTGGCCGCAAAACCTGTTATCGCTCCTATTTACCGATAGTTTGAACCGGGTATTTTCGCAGGGGTGGGTGCCTTTGGTGGGCTTGCGGGCGGTGGTTTTAGCCGCCCTAAACCGAGTGGGTGGGTTACGTCGTCTGTCGTTGCACTTTATGGCGGGCTTGTGGGGCAAACTGCCGGATAATTTGTAG
- the yidC gene encoding membrane protein insertase YidC — protein sequence MDLFGTNFLSNNLMLPILDFFYGVLPSYGLAIVALTLVVRAALAPVSAGQIRNMRQMKVAQPAMQKRVKEIQERYKSDPAKQQEEMSKVYQEFGNPLAGCLPLVLQLPILFALFATLRGSPFADVSYPVELEIVPRDQVVQSQPVNAQPHNIYVQPGLHYSISAVSTVGNKLNAGEETLLDFRAPDGRSLDSIIQEVSNPNVAPHWTVKTGAELVELTTENGQTKLKALNPGKVSLTGLVPGLASNEGFLFISALGRVGAMDSNGMIHWDTVILVLIFAASTYASQMITNQGDTAKSPQQDQVNKSLPLVFAVMFLFFPLPAGVLMYMVIANIFQTAQTFVLSREPLPENLQKILDAQQKTVTTPAETLPFEPNRSKKKA from the coding sequence ATGGACTTGTTCGGCACAAACTTCCTTTCCAATAACCTAATGCTCCCCATCCTGGATTTTTTCTACGGGGTGTTGCCGAGCTATGGGCTGGCGATTGTTGCCCTAACTTTAGTCGTGCGGGCGGCTTTAGCTCCCGTGAGTGCCGGACAAATTCGCAATATGCGCCAGATGAAGGTCGCCCAACCGGCCATGCAAAAGCGGGTCAAGGAAATTCAAGAACGCTACAAAAGCGACCCGGCGAAACAACAGGAAGAAATGTCCAAAGTCTATCAGGAATTTGGTAATCCCTTGGCCGGTTGTTTGCCCTTGGTTTTACAATTGCCGATTTTGTTTGCCTTGTTTGCCACCCTGCGGGGTTCGCCCTTTGCCGATGTTTCTTACCCCGTAGAATTGGAAATTGTCCCCCGTGACCAGGTGGTGCAATCCCAGCCCGTCAATGCCCAACCCCACAACATTTATGTCCAACCAGGGTTGCATTACTCGATTAGTGCGGTGAGTACGGTGGGGAATAAATTGAATGCGGGCGAGGAAACCCTCCTGGATTTTCGTGCCCCGGATGGGCGCAGTTTGGACAGCATTATTCAGGAAGTAAGTAATCCCAATGTTGCCCCCCATTGGACGGTAAAAACCGGGGCAGAGTTGGTGGAACTCACCACAGAAAACGGCCAAACCAAACTCAAAGCCCTCAATCCGGGTAAAGTTTCCCTCACGGGGTTAGTGCCGGGTCTAGCATCCAATGAAGGGTTTTTATTCATCTCTGCCCTGGGGCGGGTGGGGGCAATGGATAGCAACGGCATGATCCATTGGGATACGGTGATTTTGGTATTGATTTTTGCCGCTAGTACCTACGCCAGCCAGATGATTACCAACCAGGGAGACACCGCTAAAAGCCCCCAACAGGATCAGGTGAATAAATCCCTACCTTTGGTGTTTGCGGTGATGTTTTTATTCTTCCCTTTACCCGCCGGGGTGTTGATGTACATGGTGATTGCCAACATTTTCCAAACGGCGCAAACCTTCGTCCTATCGCGGGAACCCCTACCGGAAAATCTGCAAAAAATCCTCGATGCACAGCAAAAAACAGTGACCACTCCAGCGGAAACTTTACCCTTTGAACCCAATCGGTCTAAGAAAAAAGCCTAG
- the ftsY gene encoding signal recognition particle-docking protein FtsY, which produces MSLNWFERGTYTTPAPDTPADYVAWAKRAYEHIRQQQQVPVSEPTPPPESPPVEEAPPAPTSFLARAAALRQSRLAALKASLVTSEPAAPEVAPVPVPTPATPAPELDEGFLWSAEILAAQGRRPEEVTLEEINWLQKLRQGLAKTRRSVLNQLKAIVGQGPLDERAVTELETLLLQADVGVTVTDWVIQQIQAQIRQEALPPELALKLLSGLLRQVLERPYQHHAPNLTPVPGQLNIWLITGVNGVGKTTTIGKLAHLATKSGYKCLIAAADTFRAAAVEQVKIWGERAGVGVVSNPSANADPAAVVFDAIGAAQSRGVELLLVDTAGRLQNKQNLMAELQKVRRIIDKKAVNATVESLLVLDATLGQNGLRQAQVFTEAANLTGVILTKLDGTARGGIALAITQELGLPIRFVGAGEGLMDLRPFSSYEFVEALMGI; this is translated from the coding sequence ATGAGCTTAAATTGGTTTGAACGTGGCACCTACACCACCCCCGCTCCCGATACCCCGGCGGACTATGTGGCTTGGGCAAAGCGGGCGTATGAACATATCCGCCAACAGCAACAGGTTCCCGTCTCTGAACCTACCCCTCCCCCGGAGTCCCCACCGGTAGAGGAAGCACCCCCGGCTCCCACCTCATTTTTAGCGCGGGCGGCGGCCTTGCGTCAGAGTCGGCTGGCCGCTTTGAAAGCATCCCTGGTCACTTCAGAACCCGCCGCCCCGGAGGTTGCCCCCGTCCCAGTGCCGACCCCGGCGACCCCCGCACCGGAATTAGACGAGGGGTTTTTGTGGTCGGCGGAAATTTTAGCTGCCCAGGGGCGGAGGCCAGAGGAAGTCACCCTAGAGGAAATTAACTGGTTACAGAAACTACGCCAGGGGCTTGCCAAAACCCGCCGCAGTGTCCTGAACCAACTGAAGGCGATTGTCGGGCAAGGCCCCCTAGATGAACGGGCGGTCACGGAGTTGGAAACCCTCCTGCTGCAGGCGGATGTGGGGGTGACGGTCACGGACTGGGTGATTCAACAAATCCAAGCCCAAATTCGCCAGGAAGCTCTGCCCCCGGAACTGGCCTTGAAACTGCTGTCGGGCTTACTGCGGCAGGTATTGGAGCGTCCCTACCAGCATCACGCCCCCAATTTAACCCCGGTGCCGGGTCAGTTGAACATTTGGTTAATCACCGGGGTCAACGGGGTGGGCAAAACCACCACCATCGGCAAATTGGCGCACCTGGCCACCAAATCCGGGTATAAATGCCTAATTGCCGCCGCTGATACCTTCCGTGCCGCCGCCGTAGAGCAGGTGAAAATTTGGGGCGAACGGGCGGGGGTGGGGGTAGTCAGCAATCCCAGTGCCAACGCCGACCCCGCCGCTGTCGTATTTGATGCCATTGGTGCCGCCCAATCCCGGGGGGTGGAGTTACTTTTGGTAGATACGGCGGGACGCTTGCAAAATAAGCAAAATCTGATGGCTGAACTGCAAAAAGTCCGGCGCATTATTGATAAAAAAGCGGTCAATGCCACGGTTGAATCCCTCCTGGTCTTAGATGCCACGTTGGGACAAAATGGCTTGCGGCAAGCCCAAGTTTTTACCGAAGCGGCCAATTTAACCGGTGTGATTTTAACCAAACTGGATGGCACGGCGCGGGGCGGAATTGCCCTGGCGATTACCCAGGAATTGGGGCTACCGATTCGGTTTGTGGGCGCCGGGGAAGGTCTGATGGATTTGCGGCCATTTTCTAGTTATGAATTTGTGGAAGCATTGATGGGAATTTAG